The following coding sequences are from one Chitinimonas sp. BJYL2 window:
- the purB gene encoding adenylosuccinate lyase — protein sequence MTLSTLTALSPLDGRYHKSVAALRDCFSEYALVKYRVKVEVEWLKALAAEPAIAEVPAFSATTIAELDEVVAQFSEAHAEEVKAIESRTNHDVKAVEYWLKERLSGNPEVGPVSEFFHFACTSEDINNLSHALMLKAGREAMLPQLAGIIDRLKKQAGALADAAMMSRTHGQPASPTTMGKEMANIAYRLERQYQRIAKVELLGKINGAVGNYNAHLSAYPDIDWPAFAQRFVESLGIAFNPYTIQIEPHDYMSELYDSFARANTILIDMNRDIWGYISLGFFKQKVKEGEVGSSTMPHKVNPIDFENSEGNLGLANALLTHLSQKLPISRWQRDLTDSTVLRNMGVALGYTLLGYASAIKGLDKLEANPAAMLADLDNNWEVLAEPIQTVMRRYAVPNAYEQLKDLTRGKGGINRDTLHAFIRNLAIPDTEKQRLLDMTPATYIGRATELARKI from the coding sequence ATGACGCTTTCCACGCTTACCGCCCTTTCCCCGCTCGACGGCCGCTATCACAAATCGGTTGCCGCGCTGCGCGACTGTTTCAGCGAGTACGCGCTGGTCAAATACCGCGTCAAGGTCGAAGTCGAGTGGCTCAAGGCCCTGGCGGCCGAGCCGGCGATTGCCGAAGTGCCGGCTTTCTCGGCCACGACGATTGCCGAACTCGACGAGGTGGTCGCACAGTTCTCCGAGGCCCATGCCGAAGAAGTGAAGGCGATTGAAAGCCGCACCAATCACGATGTGAAAGCCGTCGAGTACTGGCTCAAGGAACGCCTCTCGGGCAACCCCGAAGTGGGCCCGGTCAGCGAGTTCTTCCACTTTGCCTGCACGTCCGAGGACATCAACAACCTCAGCCACGCGCTGATGCTCAAGGCCGGCCGCGAAGCCATGCTGCCGCAACTGGCCGGCATCATCGACCGCCTCAAGAAGCAAGCCGGTGCCCTCGCCGATGCTGCCATGATGTCGCGCACCCACGGCCAGCCGGCCTCGCCGACCACCATGGGCAAGGAAATGGCCAACATTGCCTACCGCCTTGAGCGCCAGTACCAGCGCATTGCCAAGGTTGAGCTGCTGGGCAAGATCAACGGTGCGGTCGGCAACTACAACGCCCACCTGAGCGCCTACCCCGATATCGACTGGCCGGCCTTTGCGCAGCGCTTTGTCGAATCGCTGGGCATTGCCTTCAATCCGTACACGATCCAGATCGAGCCGCACGATTACATGAGCGAGCTGTACGACAGCTTTGCCCGCGCCAATACGATCCTCATCGACATGAACCGCGATATCTGGGGTTACATCTCGCTGGGTTTCTTCAAGCAGAAGGTCAAAGAAGGCGAAGTCGGCAGCTCGACCATGCCGCACAAGGTCAACCCGATCGACTTCGAGAACTCCGAAGGCAATCTGGGTCTGGCCAATGCGCTGCTGACCCACCTGAGCCAGAAGCTGCCGATCTCGCGCTGGCAGCGTGACCTCACCGATTCGACCGTGCTGCGCAATATGGGCGTGGCGCTGGGCTACACGCTGCTGGGCTATGCCTCGGCCATCAAGGGCCTGGACAAGCTCGAAGCCAATCCTGCTGCGATGCTGGCCGACCTGGACAACAACTGGGAAGTGCTGGCCGAGCCGATCCAGACCGTGATGCGCCGCTACGCCGTGCCCAACGCCTATGAACAGCTCAAGGATCTGACGCGCGGCAAGGGCGGCATCAACCGCGATACGCTGCACGCCTTCATCCGCAATCTGGCGATTCCCGACACCGAGAAGCAGCGCCTGCTCGACATGACGCCCGCCACCTATATCGGCCGCGCCACCGAGCTGGCCCGCAAGATCTGA